One window of Triticum dicoccoides isolate Atlit2015 ecotype Zavitan chromosome 5A, WEW_v2.0, whole genome shotgun sequence genomic DNA carries:
- the LOC119303099 gene encoding calmodulin-like protein 4 codes for MEQALTGEQMVAFQEAFSLFDKNGDGCISLEELAAVTRSLGLDPTNQELNDMMREVDMDGNGTIDFQEFLSLIARKMQDGDGDEELKEAFEVLDKDRNGFISPVELRTVMINLGEKMTDEEVEEMIREADTDGDGQVNYDEFVLMMKNAERKITG; via the exons ATGGAACAGGCGCTGACGGGCGAGCAGATGGTGGCGTTCCAGGAGGCCTTCTCCCTCTTCGACAAGAACGGCGATG GATGCATCAGCTTGGAAGAGCTGGCCGCGGTGACTCGCTCCCTCGGCCTCGATCCGACCAACCAAGAGCTCAATGACATGATGCGTGAAGTCGACATGGATGGAAATGGCACCATTGATTTCCAGGAGTTCTTGAGCCTCATTGCCAGGAAGATGCAG gatggagatggagatgaagaGCTCAAGGAAGCTTTCGAGGTCCTGGACAAGGATCGGAATGGTTTTATCTCCCCTGTTGAG CTGAGGACGGTGATGATCAATCTCGGGGAGAAGATGACCGACGAGGAGGTTGAGGAGATGATCAGGGAGGCGGACACTGATGGCGACGGGCAGGTGAACTACGACGAATTCGTGCTCATGATGAAGAATGCCGAGCGCAAGATAACTGGGTGA
- the LOC119303098 gene encoding ATP sulfurylase 4, chloroplastic-like, which yields MATQAAFAVRFPQLARPSRGHGQGQPARVGVAVRGGRAAARGVRCRAGGLIEPDGGRLVELVAPEEGGRRAALRREAAALPHRVRLGRVDTEWLHVLSEGWASPLRGFMRETEFLQALHFNAVRGADGTLVNMSVPIVLALDDAQRRAIQADGATAVALVDAHDRPVAVLSDIEIYKHNKEERIARTWGTTARGLPYVEEAITNAGDWLIGGDLEVIEPIKYNDGLDQYRLSPSQLREEFARRNADAVFAFQLRNPVHNGHALLMTDTRRRLLEMGYKNPVLLLHPLGGFTKADDVPLSVRMKQHEKVLEEGVLNPESTVVAIFPSPMHYAGPTEVQWHAKARINAGANFYIVGRDPAGMGHPTEKRDLYDADHGKKVLSMAPGLERLNILPFKVAAYDTKHNKMNFFDPSRKEDFLFISGTKMRSLAKNRESPPDGFMCPGGWKVLVEYYDSLAPPEGSSKLREAVAA from the exons ATGGCGACGCAGGCCGCCTTCGCAGTGAGATTCCCGCAGCTGGCGCGGCCGAGCAGGGGCCATGGTCAGGGACAGCCGGCGCGGGTGGGGGTCGCGGTGAggggcggcagggcggcggcgcgcggggtgcGGTGCCGGGCCGGCGGCCTGATCGAGCCGGACGGGGGCAGGCTGGTGGAGCTGGTGGCGCCCGAGGAGGGCGGCCGGCGGGCGGCGCTGcgccgggaggcggcggcgctgccgcACCGCGTGCGCCTGGGCCGCGTGGACACCGAGTGGCTGCACGTGCTCAGCGAGGGCTGGGCCAGCCCGCTGCGCGGCTTCATGCGCGAGACCGAGTTCCTCCAAGCACTTCATTTCAACGCCGTCCGCGGCGCCGATGGCACCCTCGTCAACATGTCCGTGCCCATCGTCCTCGCCCTCGACGACGCCCAGCGCCGCGCCATCCAGGCCGACGGCGCCACCGCCGTCGCGCTCGTCGACGCCCACGACCGCCCCGTCGCCGTGCTCAGCGA TATTGAGATCTACAAGCATAACAAGGAAGAAAGAATCGCACGGACTTGGGGAACAACTGCACGCGGACTGCCGTACGTAGAGGAGGCCATTACAAATGCTGGTGATTGGCTGATTGGTGGAGACCTGGAGGTTATAGAACCAATCAAGTATAATGATGGTCTGGATCAGTATCGTTTGTCTCCATCACAGCTGCGTGAAGAATTTGCCAGGCGCAATGCAGATGCAGTATTTGCTTTTCAACTTCGTAACCCTGTGCACAATGGGCATGCGCTGCTCATGACTGATACACGGAGGCGCCTTCTTGAGATGGGCTACAAAAACCCTGTTCTTCTTCTCCATCCACTGGGAGGATTCACAAAGGCAGATGACGTGCCTCTTAGTGTGAGAATGAAGCAGCATGAGAAG GTTCTTGAGGAAGGTGTCCTAAACCCAGAATCAACTGTGGTTGCAATCTTCCCTTCACCAATGCATTATGCTGGGCCAACTGAGGTGCAGTGGCATGCCAAGGCTCGTATTAATGCTGGTGCAAACTTCTATATTGTCGGAAGGGATCCTGCTGGTATGGGCCACCCGACCGAAAAGAGGGACCTTTATGATGCTGATCACGGGAAAAAAGTACTGAGTATGGCTCCTGGGCTTGAGAGGCTCAATATCCTTCCTTTCAAG GTTGCTGCGTATGACACAAAACATAACAAGATGAATTTCTTTGATCCATCAAGGAAAGAAGACTTCCTGTTCATCTCTGGCACAAAG ATGCGCAGCCTTGCCAAGAACCGTGAGAGCCCACCAGATGGTTTTATGTGCCCTGGTGGCTGGAAGGTCCTCGTTGAGTACTACGACAGCTTGGCACCGCCAGAAGGCAGCAGCAAACTGCGAGAGGCAGTTGCAGCGTAG